In Methanofollis aquaemaris, the genomic window CCTCTTTCAAAAGACCGCGAGCGTGCGATATGACAGGGCTTTTTGAGGGACTCGATCCGATCGGGCAGGGACTCTTCCAGGCGATCGAGTTGATCCTCACTCTCGACCCGGCGGTGATGGAGATCACCGCCCGCAGCCTGATCATCACCTTCTCGGCCGTCCTTATCGGTTCGCTCATCTCGCTCCCCATAGGCGCTGCCATCGCTTTCAAGGAGTTCCCCGGAAGAAAGTCGGCGATCAACCTGATCCAGACGATGTATGCGGTTCCGACCGTCGTCGTCGGGCTGGTGGTCTTTCTCTTCATCCGCAGGACCGGGCCTTTCGGGTCTCTCGGCCTCCTCTTCACCCCGGGCGGGATGATCATCGGGCAGACGATCCTGGTCCTTCCCATCATCGTCGGCCTCACGATCTCGGCGCTGATCGCGGTGGACACCACCATCAGGGACACCATCATCTCCCTCGGGGCGACGAAGGTCCAGTTCTTCTTCTCGGTGCTCAAAGAAGCGAGGTTTGCGATCGTCGCCGCCGTGGCCATGGCCTTCGGGCGGGCGATCTCCGAGGTCGGGGCGGCGATCATCATCGGCGGGAACATCCAGGCCAGTTCGTTCTGGAGTTCGACCAGGATCCTGACGACCGCCATAACCCTCGAGACCGGGCGGGGGGACATCGCCCTCTCCATCGCGCTGGGGATCATCCTCCTCTCCATCGCGCTGGTCGTGAACATCCTGATGAACTTCGTACAGCAACGGTGAACCCCATGATCGAGCTCCGGCATATTGCAAAATCGTTCGACGGCACCACCGTCCTGCGCGACGTGAATGCCGTCATCCGGGACGGGGAGATCTTTGCGGTGATCGGACCCTCCGGCTCAGGCAAGTCCACCCTCCTGCGGATGATCAACCTCCTCGACAGCCCCACGAACGGCCGGATCCTCCTTGACGGCACCGACATCCATGGCGAACATTCGCAGCCCCTGGAAGTCAGGAGGAGAATGGCGATGGTCTTTCAGCGGCCGGCGGTTTTCAATATGAGTGTCTATGAGAACATCGCTTATGGTCTCAGGCTCAGGCATCTCCCTGAGGAGGAGATCAGGGAGAAGGTGGGGTGGGCGCTGGAGGTGATCGGGCTCTCCGGGTACGGGACGCGGCAGGCCCGCACTCTCTCGGGCGGCGAGATGCAGCGGGTCGCCCTGGCCCGCGCGCTGGTCACCGCCCCGGCGGTTCTATTGATGGACGAACCGACCGCGAACCTCGATCCGGTCTCGACGGCGGTGATCGAGGAACTGGTGGTAAGGATCAATCGCGAGCAGGGCCAGACGGTGGTCATCTCAACGCACGACATGCACCAGGGCCAGCGGCTTGCCCACCGGATCGGGGTCTTGATGGACGGGGTCTTCTCCCAGGTGGGGACACCGCGGGAGGTCTTTGCGACGCCGAAGAACAAGCATGTCGCCAGGTTTGTCGGGATCGAGAATGTCCTCTCAGGCGAGATCATCGCCACCTCCGAAGGGGTGGTCACCATCGATACGGGCGGGGGGGTGCGGGTCCAGGCCGTCGCCCCGCTCCAGGTGGGTGCCCGCGTCTGCGCCTGCATCAAACCCGAAGACATCACGCTGTACCTCGTGGACGGCAGTCAGGTCAGCGCCCGCAATGTCCTGAACGGCATGGTCATGGAGATGAAGGCCTATGGGCCGCTCAACCATCTCACCATCGACTGCGGGATCCCCCTCACCGCTCTGATCACCTGGAAGTCGGCGGAAGACCTGAACATCAGGGTCGGTACGAAGGTGCGTCTCTCGTTCAAGGCGAGTGCGGTTCATGTTGTTGAGGATTCAGGATGAATTGGCTTTGTTGAACCAGGTATGAGCCGAGACCACGCCTCATGTTTGATTCTACACAGTCCATCACTCTTTCTTCTTCCATGCCCGGAGTGCATAGGCAAGGAGGAGGCCCACGACAAACCCGACGGTGATGTTCACCAGAAGAGCGAGGACGGCGATGACCCCGGTGACGAGGTACGAGTCGGTCTTGAGACTGTGTTTGCCGAGTTCGACCGCGGCGAAGATGAGCAACCCGCCGAAGACGCCGAGCGGGATGAGGGCAAGGCTCTCAGGCGAGGCGAAAAAAAGGGCGAAGCCGAGGAAGATCGCCCCTGCGATCACGTTCGCCCCGCCGGTCCTGGCCCCGAAACGGTGCTGGGCGGCAAGTCCGCCGGCACCGTGGCACATCGGAAAACCGCCGAAGGGCACCGAGACCAGGTTCATGACCCCGATCGTGCGGGAGAGGCGGTCGGGGGGGACGTCGGTCTTGAAGAGGTCGAGGGTGAGGAGCGAGGTCGCCAGGATGGCGTTGGTGAGGGTGAGCGGGAACTGCGGCGGGACGAGGTAGAGTCCCGCGTAGACGAGGTCGGCGACGTCGGGGAGGACGAGGGTGGGCAGGGGTATCATCGAGATCTGGGGGATGCCGGCGGTGATGATCCCGGCGCCGATCCCGATGGCCAGGACGACGAGCGCCGAGACGTCGTTGACCTTCCAGCGCAAAGCGGCGAGGAAGAAGAGCACGACTACCGCAATCGATATTCCGGCAAAGAGCGGGTCCGACTCGAGGAAACCGAGGGACGTCCTGATCAGCACGAGTGCGAGCCCGGCCTGCACCCCCCTGATGACTGAGACCGGGATCCGATCCCTGAGCCAGGTCATGCTCCCGCAGCACCCGAGGGCGAGAAAGATGACGCCGATGATCATTCCGGCGCCAGCGATCTCCCCGGTGGTCAATCCTTCGGCGATGGCGATCGCTCCGACCGCCTTGAGGGGTTCGATCGGAATGGGGAGGCGGTAGTAGACCCCTGAAATGACATACCAGAGGGCGAAGAAGAGAAAGATCTGCGCGAGGTTCACCTCGCAGACGAGGGCGACGCCAAGGACGATCGGGAGGATGGTCCCGAAGTCGCCGACCGATCCGGCGAACTCTGCGATGGTGAATCTGAGCGGTCGAGGCCCGTTCTGTTCTTCTGCCTTCATAGGTTCTGTCATCTGCGTACGTTCCTTCCGTGACGATCGTTTCCGCCCTGATGCGGGAGAAAGGTTCCGATTGCGGAGTAAAATCAGGGGTGTTTATTTACAATGTTAATTAACGCTCTCTATATGAAGTCATTCTCGATCATTCTTGTCTTGATGCTTGTGGTCGGCGCTGCCTGCGCCGTCTGCGGATGCACCACCGAGCAGACAACGACAACACCGCAGGTGTCGGAAAAACCGACGCTGATGGTCTATTGCGGCGCCGGTATCAGGGAGCCGATGGAAGAGATCGCCGGAATATATGAGAACAAGACCGGCACCCTGATCAAGTTCACCTTCGGCAACTCCGCCGCTCTCCTGAGTCAGATGGAACTGGTGAAGCAGGGCGACCTCTACATGCCCGGCGCCACCGCCTATATCGAGAAAGCGGCTGAGAAGGGGTATGTGAACAGCACCGAGCAGGTCGTCTACCACATCCCGGTGATCGCCGTCGCCAGGGGCAACCCCAAGAATGTGACCTGCATCGAGGATCTGGCGCGCGACGACCTGACCGTCGTCGTCGGCGACCCCACCGGCCCGGCGATCGGCAAGAGCACCAAGAAGATGCTGAACAAGAGCGGTCTCTGGGATGCGGTATCTGAGAACGCCGCCGCCACGCGTGCGACCGTCAACGAACTGGTCGTCGATATCTGCATGGGCACCGCGGACGCTTCGGTCATCTGGTACGACCTCTATGTGCCCGACAAGATGGATCTCATCGAGATCCCGAAGAATCAGAACGACATCAAGGTGATCCCGATAGGGACGCTTGAATTCTCGGAGAACCCGATCGAGGCACAGAAGTTTGCCGACTTCGTCGCTTCGGACGAAGGGAAGGCGATCTTCGTGAAGCACGGCTATATCGTCTACCCTGATCCGAAGTACGAGGCCTGATCCCTCAGGGCTCCTTCCCCTTTTCCATCATCACTGACGAGGTAATTCCCATGCATTCAGAATCAATCGACCCGACAAGACAACCGGTCACCTACCGGCCCATCGGCGTCATCAGGACGCCCTTTACCGAACAGGAGAACACCCCTATCCAGGGGATATTCAACTCGGCATGCGGCACTGTAGAGTTGTTCCCCGAGTACGAGGCCGGGCTGCTGGATATCGAAACCTTCTCGCACCTGATCCTGATTTACCACTTCCACCAGGCGAACGGTGCCATGCTCCGCCAGAAACCATTCCTCGACCTCCAGAAAGAACGCGGCATCTTTGCCATCCGCCACTTCAACCGCCCTAACCCGATCGGGATCTCGATCGTGGAGTTGAAGGGCGTGCGCGGCAACGTGCTCGACGTCTGCGGCGTGGACACCCTGGACGGCACCCCGCTCCTTGACGTCAAGCCCTATGTCCACCAGTTCGACCACCGCGAGGAGGTCAGGAGCGGATGGGTGGACGACCAGCATGTGGACGATGTCAGGGATTGGAACAGCACCCCCGAGGCACTCAGGCATCGCGACCGGGTGAATCTGTGAATGCCCCCAATCCCCTGAAGGCGGTGACGATCGGCGTTGCCGCCCTCCTCACCACCTTCATCATCGTCCTGCTGCTCCTGGTCGTCACCCATCCATCCCCCGCCGCACTCCTCTCCTCCATCGCCTCGCGCGAGATCCAGTTTGCCGTCTATCTATCGATCGTCACCTCGGTCGCATCGACCGCGATCTGCGTTCTGATCGCCGTGCCCTCGGCCTACGCCCTGGCGAGATATGACTTCTTCGGCAAAAATGTGGTGAATACCATCGTCGACATGCCACTCGCCCTCCCGCCGCTCGTCGCGGGTGTGGGACTTCTCCTCTTCTTCGGAACCACCCCGATCGGGAAGGCGCTCGCCGAGGCGGGACTGGTCTTCATCTTCACGCCCCTCGGGATCGTGGTGGCGCAGGTCTTCGTGAACTTCCCGTTCATGCTCAGGATCATGCGCTCGACCTTCGAGTCGATCAGTCCGCGCTACGAGTACGTGGCAAAGACCCTCGGGTGCACCGACGTCCAGGCCCTCTGGCGGGTCACCCTGCCGATGGCGACGAGCGGTCTCATCGCCGGCGGGGTGATCACCTGGGCGAAGGGGATCGGTGAGTTTGGGGCCGCGCTCATGCTCGCCGGTGCGACGCGGATGAAGACCGAGACGTTGCCGATATCCCTCTTCCTCAACATGTCCTGCGGCGAACTGGACCTGGCCATCTCGGCGGCGACGATCCTGATCGTCATCTCGATCGCCTCGCTCTACGTCTTTGAACGCTATGGCGGGAGCGTCAGGTTATAGGAGGCGGATGAATGTTACAAATTGAACACGTATCCAAGGACATGGGGGAGTTTGTCCTCAAAGACGCCACCCTCCAGGTGAACGACGGCGAATACCTGGTGATCATCGGGCCGACCGGTGCCGGTAAGACGATCCTCCTTGAGACGCTGGCAGGGATCTATCCCCCGGATAGCGGCAGGATGATCCTCGACGGCCGGGACATCACCGATGCGCCCCCGCGGGAGCGGCGGATCAGCATGGTCTACCAGGACTACATGCTCTTCCCCCACCTCACGGTCGCGGAGAACATCGGTTTCGGGTTGAAGAACCAGAAGGTGGAGCGATCGGAGATCGAAGAAAAAGTGCGAGAAGCCGCTCAGTTTCTCGGCATCGATCATCTCCTCCACCGTTATCCAGAGACACTTTCCGGCGGCGAACAGCAACGGGCGGCCATCGCCCGGGCGATCGTGATGGAGCCCGCGCTCCTCCTCCTCGACGAACCGCTGAGCGCACTGGACGGGCGGACACGGGAAAAACTCAGGAGAGAACTGCGTCACCTCCACGACCTCTACGGGATCACGGTGATCCATGTCACCCATAACTTCGAGGAGGTCTTCTCGCTCGCGGACCGCGTGGCCGTGATCCGGGGCGGCGAGATCGTGCAGGTCGGCGAACCGCACGAGGTCTTCAGAAAACCGAACTGCGAGTTTGTGGCGAATTTTGTGGGTGTGGAGAACCTCTTCAAGGGCACCTGTGTCAGGAAGGATGGGATCTCCGAGGTCACTGTCGATGGCGTCCGGATGATCTCGACGGCCTCTGTTGACGTCGATGAGGTCTGTGTCTCGATACGGCCAGAAGAGATCCTGATCTCGCCGCGGCCGATCGATTCCAGTGCACGAAACCGGTATTCCGGGACGGTTCAAGAGATCGCCGATAATGGGGCGACCGTCAGGATCACGGTCGACTGCGGGATCCCCCTGGCGGTGCTGATTACCCGGCAGGGATATCTTGAAATGGGTCTGGTTGAGGGAGGCACTGTTTCTGTGGCCTTTAAAGCCTCGTCTGTCCAGATCTTCTGATAGGTCTCAGGCGGGTGCGTGTCACCTGCCAAAGATCCTTCCCTTGATCGCATCGAGGAGGTCAGGCCCGAGGATCTGCTCGACTTCTTCTGGATAGTCCTCCATGATCCTGGAAAAGAGAATTGCCGTCCCCTTTGTATTGGTCGAGACCCCGACCCGCTCGGTGCGGGTGACCAATCCCTCCTCTTCCATGGCGGCGAGGACCGGGATGACATAGTAATGGGGGACCGAAAGATAGGCGGCGAGGCGTCTGGTCTTGGGGAACCTGATGCTGATCTCGTCCTTGGTGCAGAGAAATGTGATGGCACCGTCCTCAAAGATGAGAATCCGTGCAACTGCTGTGAGAATCTCACCTGAGGTCAGTGCAGACATAACACAGGTAAAGAGATTATTCGTCTTTCTTATTATGATGGTGCTCGCCCTCTGGCATCGGTTCGAGCCAGACGATCTCGGCACCGAGGTCTGCGGCGATGACCTCAACCTCGTTCTTTCTGAAGTGCTTGGACTCCAACCAGAGTCTCCTGGAGTTGTTGTCTCCGGTTACGGCGACGATACGGAACTTCGGCTGCTTGACACCGCTGCCGACCTTCTGGCGTTCACGAACATAGATCTTCATGGAAATCACCTGATATCCAGTTGATATACCAACTGGTATACGCTCTGTTATATCTCCCTACGTATAAATATTCTCTTCATAGGTGATACCATCACAGCAAAACGGTTTGAATTGAATTCAGGGCTCCGCGGTGAGACGATGGTCAGAAAAGGGCTGATGCGGCAGATCGAAGAGATCCCGCAGATCCGGATCATGCCCGAACTGAATGTGATCAAGATTGGTGGTCATGGGACCATCGATTTCGGACGCGAGGTCGTCTTCCCGATCGTGGATGAGATCGGGGCCCTCAAGGAGGCCGGGGAGAAGGTGCTCCTGGTGACCGGCGGTGGCGTCCGGGTCAGACACATCATGGACATCGGGATCAACCTGGGGATGCCGACCGGTGTGCTCGCCGAACTCGCCAGCAAGATCAGCGAGCAGAACGCCCTGATGATGTCCCTCCTTCTCTCGCCATATGGCGGGACACAGGTGGCGTCGGGCGACCTCCTCGAACTTCCGACCCTCGCATCGCTCGGCCTTCTCCCGGTGACCCATGGGACTCCTCCGTACGGTCTCTATGAACAACCCTCTGAGATCGGGTCCATCCCACCGAACCGGACCGATACCGGTGCGGTGCTCATCGCCGAGGTGATGGGGGCGAAGAACTGTATCCTTGCGAAAAATGTCGACGGCCTCTTCACCGAAGATCCGCGCCTCAACCCTGAGGCCGACCTCATCTCTGAGATAACGGCGGAAGAACTTCTTGCGATGGACATGGAGGACATGGTCCTCGAGAAGAAGGCAGTCGAACTCCTCCTTCACACCAAGCATGTGAGAGAGATCAGAGTGGTCAACGGGCATGTGCCCGGCAACATCACGAAAGCGGTAAAAGGAGAGGAGATCGGGACCCTGATCCGGGCCTGACCTCCTTATCTCATTCTTTTATCTGGCGGCGGTTTTCATCTCGCCGCGTTTTTCCTCGGGCATCGCTTCGAGCCAGATGATCTCGGCCCCCACATCCGCGGCGATCTGCTCGATCTCGGTCTTCCTGAAATGGGTCGCCTCGACCTTGAGGTGTCCGGCATCACCCTTCCCCCCGGTAACGGCAACGACGCGGTACTTCGGTTGCTTGACGCCGCTGCCGACCTTCTGCCTCTCTCTCGCATAAACCTTCAACATCTTCTCTTCCCCTCTGGCCACTCGGGGCCATGGTGGCGCCACTATAAATCTCATGATATATAGTATTCGTCAGGTGACGGTATGAAATCTGGTCGATATGAACTGGAGTCCGGGTTGCAGGGCGAGACGCTGGTACGGAAAGGACTAATGCGGCGGACCGGGGATATCCCGCAGATCAGGATCATGCCCGACCTGAACGTGATCAAGTTCGGCGGGCACGGGACGATCGATTATGGCAGGGAAGTGGTCTTCCCGATCGTGGATGAGATCGGGGCCCTCAAAGAGGCCGGGGAGAAGGTGCTCGTGGTGACTGGCGGCGGCGGACGGGTGCGGCATATCATGGACATCGGCATCGACCTCGGGATGCCGACCGGCGTGCTTGCCGAACTCGCTGGCAAGATCAGCGAGCAGAACGCGATCATGATGACTGTTCTTCTTTCTTCATATGGGGGGGTGCGGGTCCACACCGCCGATCTCCTCGAACTCCCGACGATCATCGCCCTCGGCCTTCTCCCGGTGACCCACGGCACCCCACCGTACGGGCTGTACGAGCAACCCCCCTCGGTGGGATCGATCCCGCCGAACCGGACTGACACCGGTGCGGTGCTCATCGCCGAGGTGATGGGGGCGAAGAACTGTATCCTTGCGAAGAATGTTGACGGGCAGTTCACCGAGGATCCGAGGGTCAACCCCGGCGCCGAATTGATCGCCGAGATCTCGGCAGAGGATCTTCTTGCCATGGACCTGGAAGACCTGGTGCTGGAGCGCCGGGCGGTTGAACTCCTTCTCAATACCAAACATGTGAAAGAGATCAAGGTGGTCAACGGGCATGTGCCCGGCAATATCACGAAGGCGGTGAAGGGGGAGCGGATCGGGACGGTGATCAGGGGATGAACCCTGGCCCCTTCTCTTTAAGAATGATCTTCGGAACACATGCCTGCCGCCCCGCCTCGGTCACATAGGGAACGGCGACATCGATCCCATAGGCCTCTCCGAGATTTTGTGGGGTGAGCACCTCTTCCGGCGGTCCGACCGCGATAAAGTTCCCGCCTTTCATGATCGCGACGGTCTGTCGGACCACAAAACTGTGGTCAGGGAAGTGAGAGGTCATGATCACTCCTATCCCATTCCTCGCGAGGCGATCGATAAGTTGCAAGACCCTGATCTGGTTGCCGAAGTCGAGGTGGGAGGTTGGCTCGTCGAGGATCAGGATCTCAGGTTGCTGGGCGACGGCCCGGGCGATGAGGGCAAGTTGGAGTTCGCCACCGCTGATATCAGAGACCGGCCGTTCGGCGAGGTGTGCGATCCCGACGGTCTCCAGCGCGGCCTGAACAGTCGTGCTGTCACTCTTCCCCGGTCCTGCAAAAGCCGGGAGATGAGGAGTTCTGCCCATGAGTACCAGTTCGCCCACCGTGAAAGGGAAAACGATCTGGTGGCTCTGTGGGACATAAGCAATTTTTTTGGCGATCTCAGTTCTGGAAAGGTCAGCGATCTCCTCTCCTGCGAGTTGGATGCATCCCTGTCCGAGAGGAAGGAGGTTAAGGAGACACTTGATCAGCGTCGATTTGCCGGTGCCGTTCGGACCGAGGATACAGAGACACTCGCCTGTGTCCAGGGAGAAGGAGATGCCTTCAAAGATCGATCTTCTCCCGTCATAGGAGAACCCCGCATCGCTGACCTGGAGGATCATGACCACCCCACCTTCTTGGTCTTGAGGAGCCAGGCGAAGACCGGCGCCCCGATAATCGCAGTGAGTATGCCGAGCGGGATCTCGGCCGCGGTCAGAGTTCTGGCGAGGTCGTCGATGATGAGAAGGTACGATGCGCCTATCGCAGCTGAAAGGGGCAGTAATTTCCGATAATCCGGGCCGACGATCATCCTGGCGATATGGGGGACGACCAACCCAACCCATCCGATGACCCCTGAAAAACAGACCGCAGTCGCTGTGATAAGGGTGGCACAGAGGATGATCGCCCGGGCCATTCTGGCCGTGTCCACACCGAGGGTGCGCGCCTCGTCCTCGCCCATGGCAAGGACATTGATCCGCCATCGAATGAGCAGGAGAACCGTGGTGCCGAGAACGATCGGGACGAGGAGAAACATGAGGTCGCCGGCTTTCACACTGGAAAGACTGCCCATCAGCCAGAAGACAATTGCCGGGAGTTTCTCATAAGGGTCGGCCATATACTTCAGGAGCGAAATGAGGGCCGAGAAGAAGGAACCGACAACGATCCCGGCGAGGACCAGAACCAGCGTAGGGGTGGTCTTGTAGATCTTGGCAAGGGTATATGTTAGTCCGACGGCCAGGACACCAAAAGAAAAGGCGAAAGTCTGAATGACCCAGGTCTCGCCTGAGAGAATGATCCCGAGGGCGGCACCGAACCCGGCTCCAGATGCGACACCAAGTATATGGGGGGAAACGAGTGGGTTCCTGAAGAGCCCCTGAAATGAGGCGCCGGAGACCGCAAGTCCGGTCCCGATAAGCAGGGCGGCGATGACCCTGGGGAACCGTACTTTGAGGATGACGGTATCCACGACGTCCGGCCAGGTGTGGGGGATCGAGAGAGGGAAATTGGGGATGCTCTCAAGGGCCGCTGCAGCGAGAACCTGCGGGACCGTGAGGGGATCGACGCTGAACCTCCCGAGGAAGAGAGAGACGAAGAAAAGAATGATAGGAAGGCCGCAGAGTGTTCCTGCGACGATGGAGTCTCTACTCTTCACGCTCGGTGCCGTTCTATTCACCTTGTTCATCCCCTCTCTTTTTCTGTTCCCTGACGACGGCAAGGGTACCGAAATTGTACAGGTTGCGAGCATAACACTCCAGAGCGATATCGGCGCCGGTGGTCAGATGGGTGAGGGTACTCCTGCTCCCGACTGCCACGCTCTTCCCCGACCAGTCGCCCCCGAGAGTCCTCTCAGGGAGTGCGGTGAAGTAACCTGAAAAGGGATAGGGCTTATTCTCGTCATCTTCCCGGAAGTGGAAGTATGCAGGAGGATGGGGCTGACGATTGAGGTGTTCGCCGGTCATGGCCGCGAGGTACTGCTCGCCCCCCTGGGGATAGATGAATTCCCCGAAGGTGTTGTCGCACCGCGTCCACGGGAGGAGAAAATTGTCGGTCCCTACTCCTTCGATGATAATGAAGGCGACTTTGTCCCCTTCTTCAAGTCTCCTGAGGACAGTCGGTTTGATCTCTGGGAGTGTTCGGATCGTGCCGGCGTCACTGTGGATCGGGATCTCTCGGTCCAGCCCGGGAATTGCATGGACCGGTCTGGTGACACTCCCGAAACCGCGGAAGATCCATCCTTGCTCTGCAGCGAGGAGGAGGTCGGGGAGACGGTGTGCCTGCTCTTTGCAGGGACGGAATTGCCTGACGACTTCGTCCTTCGTCATGGCCCACCTGATGCCGTCCATCTCTTCGATCTCCTTGAGATCCCGGGTGGAAGGGCGATCAACGGCTGCGTAGGTGGGGACAGGGCCGGTCACATTCTCGATCCCGTCGATCGTCGAGAGGTCGACCCGTCCCATCACCGGCGTCAGCGATCCGGTCCCGAGGACGACCGGGCAGAAGCCGCTCTCCTCAATGAAACGTCCGGCCTCAACGAAGGCGGTGGCGACGGCTCCGAGCCATGCCTCCCGACTGAGACCCGAGAAGGTGCGCAGGAAGAAGGGGTTTGCATAGTTCAGGAGAACTAGTTCGGGGCTATATCGCCGGGTGAGGCCCAGGGCGGTATCGGTAACCCAGGCCATCGCCCCCGCTTCCTGATCTCCGGGGTAA contains:
- the tsaA gene encoding tRNA (N6-threonylcarbamoyladenosine(37)-N6)-methyltransferase TrmO — encoded protein: MHSESIDPTRQPVTYRPIGVIRTPFTEQENTPIQGIFNSACGTVELFPEYEAGLLDIETFSHLILIYHFHQANGAMLRQKPFLDLQKERGIFAIRHFNRPNPIGISIVELKGVRGNVLDVCGVDTLDGTPLLDVKPYVHQFDHREEVRSGWVDDQHVDDVRDWNSTPEALRHRDRVNL
- a CDS encoding FecCD family ABC transporter permease, with translation MKSRDSIVAGTLCGLPIILFFVSLFLGRFSVDPLTVPQVLAAAALESIPNFPLSIPHTWPDVVDTVILKVRFPRVIAALLIGTGLAVSGASFQGLFRNPLVSPHILGVASGAGFGAALGIILSGETWVIQTFAFSFGVLAVGLTYTLAKIYKTTPTLVLVLAGIVVGSFFSALISLLKYMADPYEKLPAIVFWLMGSLSSVKAGDLMFLLVPIVLGTTVLLLIRWRINVLAMGEDEARTLGVDTARMARAIILCATLITATAVCFSGVIGWVGLVVPHIARMIVGPDYRKLLPLSAAIGASYLLIIDDLARTLTAAEIPLGILTAIIGAPVFAWLLKTKKVGWS
- the modA gene encoding molybdate ABC transporter substrate-binding protein, with product MKSFSIILVLMLVVGAACAVCGCTTEQTTTTPQVSEKPTLMVYCGAGIREPMEEIAGIYENKTGTLIKFTFGNSAALLSQMELVKQGDLYMPGATAYIEKAAEKGYVNSTEQVVYHIPVIAVARGNPKNVTCIEDLARDDLTVVVGDPTGPAIGKSTKKMLNKSGLWDAVSENAAATRATVNELVVDICMGTADASVIWYDLYVPDKMDLIEIPKNQNDIKVIPIGTLEFSENPIEAQKFADFVASDEGKAIFVKHGYIVYPDPKYEA
- a CDS encoding putative sulfate/molybdate transporter translates to MTEPMKAEEQNGPRPLRFTIAEFAGSVGDFGTILPIVLGVALVCEVNLAQIFLFFALWYVISGVYYRLPIPIEPLKAVGAIAIAEGLTTGEIAGAGMIIGVIFLALGCCGSMTWLRDRIPVSVIRGVQAGLALVLIRTSLGFLESDPLFAGISIAVVVLFFLAALRWKVNDVSALVVLAIGIGAGIITAGIPQISMIPLPTLVLPDVADLVYAGLYLVPPQFPLTLTNAILATSLLTLDLFKTDVPPDRLSRTIGVMNLVSVPFGGFPMCHGAGGLAAQHRFGARTGGANVIAGAIFLGFALFFASPESLALIPLGVFGGLLIFAAVELGKHSLKTDSYLVTGVIAVLALLVNITVGFVVGLLLAYALRAWKKKE
- a CDS encoding ABC transporter ATP-binding protein, giving the protein MIELRHIAKSFDGTTVLRDVNAVIRDGEIFAVIGPSGSGKSTLLRMINLLDSPTNGRILLDGTDIHGEHSQPLEVRRRMAMVFQRPAVFNMSVYENIAYGLRLRHLPEEEIREKVGWALEVIGLSGYGTRQARTLSGGEMQRVALARALVTAPAVLLMDEPTANLDPVSTAVIEELVVRINREQGQTVVISTHDMHQGQRLAHRIGVLMDGVFSQVGTPREVFATPKNKHVARFVGIENVLSGEIIATSEGVVTIDTGGGVRVQAVAPLQVGARVCACIKPEDITLYLVDGSQVSARNVLNGMVMEMKAYGPLNHLTIDCGIPLTALITWKSAEDLNIRVGTKVRLSFKASAVHVVEDSG
- a CDS encoding ABC transporter permease — translated: MEQHPRGTQASRPGESVNAPNPLKAVTIGVAALLTTFIIVLLLLVVTHPSPAALLSSIASREIQFAVYLSIVTSVASTAICVLIAVPSAYALARYDFFGKNVVNTIVDMPLALPPLVAGVGLLLFFGTTPIGKALAEAGLVFIFTPLGIVVAQVFVNFPFMLRIMRSTFESISPRYEYVAKTLGCTDVQALWRVTLPMATSGLIAGGVITWAKGIGEFGAALMLAGATRMKTETLPISLFLNMSCGELDLAISAATILIVISIASLYVFERYGGSVRL
- a CDS encoding ABC transporter permease codes for the protein MTGLFEGLDPIGQGLFQAIELILTLDPAVMEITARSLIITFSAVLIGSLISLPIGAAIAFKEFPGRKSAINLIQTMYAVPTVVVGLVVFLFIRRTGPFGSLGLLFTPGGMIIGQTILVLPIIVGLTISALIAVDTTIRDTIISLGATKVQFFFSVLKEARFAIVAAVAMAFGRAISEVGAAIIIGGNIQASSFWSSTRILTTAITLETGRGDIALSIALGIILLSIALVVNILMNFVQQR
- a CDS encoding amino acid kinase family protein; amino-acid sequence: MKSGRYELESGLQGETLVRKGLMRRTGDIPQIRIMPDLNVIKFGGHGTIDYGREVVFPIVDEIGALKEAGEKVLVVTGGGGRVRHIMDIGIDLGMPTGVLAELAGKISEQNAIMMTVLLSSYGGVRVHTADLLELPTIIALGLLPVTHGTPPYGLYEQPPSVGSIPPNRTDTGAVLIAEVMGAKNCILAKNVDGQFTEDPRVNPGAELIAEISAEDLLAMDLEDLVLERRAVELLLNTKHVKEIKVVNGHVPGNITKAVKGERIGTVIRG
- the wtpC gene encoding tungstate ABC transporter ATP-binding protein WtpC, encoding MLQIEHVSKDMGEFVLKDATLQVNDGEYLVIIGPTGAGKTILLETLAGIYPPDSGRMILDGRDITDAPPRERRISMVYQDYMLFPHLTVAENIGFGLKNQKVERSEIEEKVREAAQFLGIDHLLHRYPETLSGGEQQRAAIARAIVMEPALLLLDEPLSALDGRTREKLRRELRHLHDLYGITVIHVTHNFEEVFSLADRVAVIRGGEIVQVGEPHEVFRKPNCEFVANFVGVENLFKGTCVRKDGISEVTVDGVRMISTASVDVDEVCVSIRPEEILISPRPIDSSARNRYSGTVQEIADNGATVRITVDCGIPLAVLITRQGYLEMGLVEGGTVSVAFKASSVQIF
- a CDS encoding ABC transporter ATP-binding protein, yielding MILQVSDAGFSYDGRRSIFEGISFSLDTGECLCILGPNGTGKSTLIKCLLNLLPLGQGCIQLAGEEIADLSRTEIAKKIAYVPQSHQIVFPFTVGELVLMGRTPHLPAFAGPGKSDSTTVQAALETVGIAHLAERPVSDISGGELQLALIARAVAQQPEILILDEPTSHLDFGNQIRVLQLIDRLARNGIGVIMTSHFPDHSFVVRQTVAIMKGGNFIAVGPPEEVLTPQNLGEAYGIDVAVPYVTEAGRQACVPKIILKEKGPGFIP
- a CDS encoding amino acid kinase family protein encodes the protein MVRKGLMRQIEEIPQIRIMPELNVIKIGGHGTIDFGREVVFPIVDEIGALKEAGEKVLLVTGGGVRVRHIMDIGINLGMPTGVLAELASKISEQNALMMSLLLSPYGGTQVASGDLLELPTLASLGLLPVTHGTPPYGLYEQPSEIGSIPPNRTDTGAVLIAEVMGAKNCILAKNVDGLFTEDPRLNPEADLISEITAEELLAMDMEDMVLEKKAVELLLHTKHVREIRVVNGHVPGNITKAVKGEEIGTLIRA